The following is a genomic window from Cardinium endosymbiont of Dermatophagoides farinae.
TTACCCGACACGTATCAGCTAACTCACGAACCTCTCTATCCATCTTCCTCCCCGCTTTATCACTATCAAAAGCTAGTGTTACTGACTGTCCATTCTCCCTAGCATTAGACAACACATTAGTAAGCTCCTTTTTAACACCTTCAGACAAACTACCGCAAGTAGATATATACATAGTCCCTTCTAACATCTTATTCAATTGCTTATAGCTTAAAGCGTCTATAGGGCTTTCTGAGACCACAATATGCTTTACAGGTACATCAGAGTCAACTAATACAGATAAACCACGAGGAAGCCCTTTTTGGAAATATTTAGTGCTATTAAAACATCCATTATCTGACATAGTACCTTTAGCATCAAATTGATAGCTAATGGTGCTGCATATAGTACCTTTTCCGTTATTATCTATATCCCTGTATAAGGCAAATACAGCTTGGTTACCTACTTTAACATCTGAATAACACTCATAGGTAGCTTCATAAATACCCCTACAAGACAGATAATTACCTTTTTTATGTTCTACAACTTTATCAAACGCCTCTTGAGCAATATACCGTTGGGATGAAATATCTTCTATTTCTATAGACAATAATTTTTGATCTTTAATAACCCGATCATCTAAATGCCTGCTAGACAACCCACAAATACTCTGATAACTAAATCCACGTTTTTGCATAAAATCTACAATGGTTCCTTTCTCTTGTTCATCTACTAAAGATTTATACATCCAATGACCATTCTGATTAGGTCCATTTTTAATCAAAATTTTATCATTTTCTTTTTCCATAACGGCCCAAGTATTAGAGCTTTTTTCTTTATCTAAAACATAACCCATGGAAGCGGCATGTTGAATTAGATTAACTTCTCTTTTAACTTTTTCTAAATCATCTTTGATCCTATTTTCTATAAGTGTTTTATGAGTATTTTGTGTATAAGTTAGATCCTGTTTAAGGCGTGAATTTTCTTCTGCTAAAGAACAGAGTTTATCCTGTACTTTTTCTAACTCTTCTTTAGCCTGTTCACGATGAAAAGGATTTAAGGTATTTATATATTTAGTTTCTGTTGCTATCTCTCTCTCAATTTTATTTATACTTTTATAGTATTCTTTTGAAGTGGTGTGTTTTCTACCAGTTAACGATACCTCTATACCACGTTCTAATCCAAATGGTGACATAACTTCTGCATATCTATTTTGATAACCTTGTAACTTTATGATACCATCCTTATAGTATTTAGCACTTAACCTACCATCTGGTGTTATTGGAACTACTACACAATGAATATGTGGTGTTCTTTCATCTCTATGTATAGAAAATCGAACAATATTTTTTTCTCCACCAAATTCCCTACAAGCAAAATCCCAATTAGCTTGCTTCCAACTTTCAAATAACTTTTCATTGGATTCTATTTCTTTCATTCGATCATGACTACCGGTCATAACTAAACCTAAAGCTTTAACTGCATCTAAACGAATAGCTTTAGATAGCTTATAACCTTCTGATATCCTTTGTTCAACAAGTTCAGGTAATGATTTGCCACCTGTATTAACCCACTCTTCATTTAAGTATGTTCTAGATGGATCTATGTGTAAACCTAATTCTGCAGTTAAATACCTCTCTTCTTCATCTTCAAAGTTTCCTGTTTTTTTAGCTTCTCTGCACGACCTATCTATATGCTTACCAATACCTACTAATCCACTTTTATATCCTTTAATGTTAAATGTTGCAAATGCCATAATACTGATACGTTAACCTAAAATAGAAACCGGATATACAGATATTTTTTCCCATTAGCTTGCTCTCATAGGATAGTAAAAACATAGGCATGACTAGCCGAAAACGAATATTCCTTACGGAGTAAGGTGTAATGAGCTACTACGCCTTACTCCGTAAGACCAAATCCATTGGCCGCTATACTTTCAAAATAGCAAGCAAATGGGAAAAAATGTTCATTATATAAAGGTAAGATTTATGTAATATTATACTATATTTAAACCTTTATAATTTCACTAATTAATATATACGAATATGGAAAATAATGTTAAAACAATTGTAGAAAAACTTATTCAAGAAGGAGTCGATATGGATATCATTCTTAAGTCATCTGGACTGTCTACAAAAGAAATAGAGAATATAAG
Proteins encoded in this region:
- the mobV gene encoding MobV family relaxase, whose translation is MAFATFNIKGYKSGLVGIGKHIDRSCREAKKTGNFEDEEERYLTAELGLHIDPSRTYLNEEWVNTGGKSLPELVEQRISEGYKLSKAIRLDAVKALGLVMTGSHDRMKEIESNEKLFESWKQANWDFACREFGGEKNIVRFSIHRDERTPHIHCVVVPITPDGRLSAKYYKDGIIKLQGYQNRYAEVMSPFGLERGIEVSLTGRKHTTSKEYYKSINKIEREIATETKYINTLNPFHREQAKEELEKVQDKLCSLAEENSRLKQDLTYTQNTHKTLIENRIKDDLEKVKREVNLIQHAASMGYVLDKEKSSNTWAVMEKENDKILIKNGPNQNGHWMYKSLVDEQEKGTIVDFMQKRGFSYQSICGLSSRHLDDRVIKDQKLLSIEIEDISSQRYIAQEAFDKVVEHKKGNYLSCRGIYEATYECYSDVKVGNQAVFALYRDIDNNGKGTICSTISYQFDAKGTMSDNGCFNSTKYFQKGLPRGLSVLVDSDVPVKHIVVSESPIDALSYKQLNKMLEGTMYISTCGSLSEGVKKELTNVLSNARENGQSVTLAFDSDKAGRKMDREVRELADTCRVNCKSSIPSQFKDWNEELVSGLGNQEMLRKLQKELVTSGQEHELRKQRERGPTVMGMEIPFD